In the Caenorhabditis elegans chromosome X genome, one interval contains:
- the K10B3.1 gene encoding Small EDRK-rich factor-like N-terminal domain-containing protein (Confirmed by transcript evidence) — MARGHQKALSQQRNAEKTAKAKKAVGSDQKNAAMASLHHKCTVCMSMMPDPKTYKQHFESKHPKSPMPPELEGVQA; from the exons atggcCCGTGGACATCAAAAAGCTTTATCTCAACAACGAAACGCAGAAAAAACAGCGAAAGCTAAGAAGGCCGTG ggAAGTGATCAAAAGAATGCTGCAATGGCATCTCTGCACCACAAGTGCACCGTTTGCATG TCCATGATGCCGGACCCGAAAACCTACAAGCAACATTTCGAGAGCAAACACCCAAAGAGCCCCATGCCCCCAGAGTTGGAAGGAGTTCAAGCATGA
- the K10B3.1 gene encoding Small EDRK-rich factor-like N-terminal domain-containing protein (Confirmed by transcript evidence), giving the protein MARGHQKALSQQRNAEKTAKAKKAVGSDQKNAAMASLHHKCTVCMVRNKKQFPFYVTRLIFHSIESFPRLSHI; this is encoded by the exons atggcCCGTGGACATCAAAAAGCTTTATCTCAACAACGAAACGCAGAAAAAACAGCGAAAGCTAAGAAGGCCGTG ggAAGTGATCAAAAGAATGCTGCAATGGCATCTCTGCACCACAAGTGCACCGTTTGCATGGTACGTAATAAAAAGCAATTTCCTTTCTACGTAACGCGTCTGATCTTTCACTCCATCGAAAGCTTCCCCCGTCTGAGCCACATTTAA
- the C15C7.4 gene encoding Activin_recp domain-containing protein (Confirmed by transcript evidence): MLASPLNSLIVVFLISLIKLSAPTGIARSDRDRMFNDFLDMVEYQTNKKKERINKLYYTPNADESVDEQLVTDRHGQFYLKCIASNSQQGDGQTRCPLKHSKSRPGCHFTYDFKYNETIQGCYEDDGVSKDFCNDECKVEVKSYAAEGDNVKKYPVAFCCCRSSHCNAVSKKLLDAAYERYVSNQNRHTHHHKHHNNNKETMSFWDRFSSF; encoded by the exons ATGCTCGCGTCTCCTCTCAATTCCCTCATTGTTGTCTTCCTCATTTCACTGATCAAACTATCAGCGCCGACAGGAATAGCACGGTCCGACAGAGACAGAATGTTCAATGACTTTCTCGATATGGTGGAGTATCAAACCAATAAGAa aaaggaGAGAATCAACAAATTATATTATACACCAAATGCCGATGAATCTGTTGACGAGCAGCTTGTAACAGATCGCCACGGTCAATTCTACTTGAAATGTATTGCGAGCAACAGCCAACAAGGAGACGGTCAAACGCGTTGTCCTCTGAAACATTCGAAATCCCGTCCAGGATGCCATTTTACTTATGACTTCAAGTATAACGAAACTATCCAGGGATGTTATGAAGATGACGGTGTCTCCAAAGACTTTTGCAACGATGAATGCAAAGTTGAAGTCAAGAGTTACGCCGCCGAAGGCGATAACGTCAAGAAATACCCAGTCGCATTCTGCTGCTGCCGATCATCCCATTGCAATGCAGTATCAAAG AAACTACTTGATGCTGCATACGAACGTTACGTCAGCAACCAAAATCGTCATACACATCACCACAAGCATCACAACAATAATAAAGAGACGATGAGCTTTTGGGATAGATTCAGCAGCTTCTAA
- the bbln-1 gene encoding Bublin coiled-coil protein (Confirmed by transcript evidence): MVVEQKEQEPIVKMRDRNVNAAAHSALARGIEALNEGEVTEETEEIRKLDTQLDHLNDYMSKMEERLKAHNDRMMETLKQQKEEREKRRRSFHERMSQNQSEDEEFKKQMSSILKRVQSVKRTEK, encoded by the exons ATGGTCGTTGAGCAGAAAGAGCAAGAGCCTATTGTCAAGATGCGCGACCGCAATGTCAACGCTGCTGCACATTCTGCGTTGGCTCGTGGAATTGAGGCACTCAACGAAGGAGAAGTGACCGAGGAGACGGAAG aaattcgcAAGCTGGACACCCAGCTTGATCATCTTAATGACTACATGTCTAAGATGGAAGAGCGTCTGAAGGCACACAACGACAGAATGATGGAGACGTTGAAGCAGCAGAAGGAAGAGCGCGAAAAGAGACGTCGCAGCTTCCACGAG CGTATGTCCCAAAATCAATCTGAAGATGAGGAGTTCAAAAAGCAAATGAGCAGCATCCTGAAGAGAGTTCAATCTGTCAAACGCACCGAAAAATAA
- the gcc-1 gene encoding GRIP domain-containing protein (Confirmed by transcript evidence), which produces MSSMEKLTSDLQAERQKLALYEKNLRVAVESCKALKAEKENLANIIAGFACAEVKPGSTDINDLKQKIAVLTKEFQGKESALVLARNSVLKENQELKKRLAEAESVPNSLATSRNGDCSFHVAELEQKLRKEMSLTRKYEQRLQQLESQLKNNSASDSKMELANKQLEAEREQFKKLYEDAHGRSIFLERKFTSLQLDQKRDEAETPKVVAAVEDDIKIAKLENQIMNLSKRCDDKEDELSELSSIITQIKGENMVLKESLEQLEKKRSLSPVDEFWFRDGMSDEYEKFKKDNGNPLEFCCPTLRDDVLTLIDKAVEDNARSDQVKQQQIQITNLERTIRVLNDKINCNDVFRSDVEEKLDKLKDDISSREREINAQKEEVNRIKDSLRLEKSKRNELEEEVLRQRRCAQEEIESRDQEIEAFRKMLVTLRHEKMERSQNPRKISRHNRSSAHDEESARRRSRTFSQDDTAVPNDPDSKNVYYENQLSKKDYDIQELRRQLMDVEIRLRENESVSMSRQLESVAHNEEMTEKVRVLEGKLQMLSSTSEIDYLRNIFTQFLHSMGSPNAASKAILKAMGSVLKVPMAEMKIIDKK; this is translated from the exons atgagctcaatggaaaaattgacctCGGATCTACAAGCAGAAAGACAGAAACTTGCGTTATATGAGAAGAATTTAAGAG tagccGTTGAAAGCTGTAAAGCACTGAAAGCAGAGAAAGAAAACTTGGCAAATATCATTGCAGGATTTGCTTGCGCAGAAGTTAAA cCCGGCTCAACTGACATCAATGATTTGAAGCAGAAAATTGCGGTTTTGACCAAGGAATTTCAAGGGAAAGAAAGTGCGCTAGTGCTTGCAAGAAATTCGGTGTTG AAAGAGAACCAAGAACTAAAAAAACGATTGGCAGAGGCGGAAAGTGTGCCGAATAGTCTGGCAACATCAAGAAATGGCGATTGTAGTTTTCATGTGGCGGAGCTGGAACAAAAGCTTCGGAAGGAGATGTCATTGACAAGAAAGTATGAACAACGACTACAGCAGCTAGAAAgtcaactaaaaaataattcagcaAGTGACAGCAAAATGGAG cTTGCCAACAAGCAACTAGAAGCCGAGCGTGAGCAGTTCAAAAAACTCTACGAAGATGCTCATGGACGGTCGATATTTCTCGAACGGAAGTTTACATCACTTCAACTTGATCAAAAACGAGACGAAGCAGAAACTCCAAAAGTAGTTGCAGCTGTGGAGGATGACATCAAAATTGCCAAGCTTGAG aatcaaaTTATGAATCTTTCGAAACGTTGTGATGATAAAGAAGACGAGTTGTCAGAGCTGTCAAGTATTATAACTCAAATCAAGGGAGAAAATATGGTATTAAAAGAg agcCTCGAACAATTGGAGAAAAAGCGATCTTTATCACCTGTGGATGAATTCTGGTTTCGCGACGGCATGAGTGACGAGtatgagaaatttaaaaaagataacGGCAATCCTTTGGAGTTTTGCTGCCCAACTCTTCGTGATGATGTCCTGACGCTTATTGACAAAGCAGTCGAAGATAATGCAAGATCTGACCAAGTGAAACAGCAGCAAATACAGATTACAAAT CTCGAGAGGACTATCCGTGTTCTGAATGATAAAATCAACTGCAATGACGTTTTTCGATCGGATGTGGAGGAAAAACTCGACAAGTTGAAAGACGACATTTCATCCCGAGAACGTGAAATTAATGCACAGAAGGAAGAAGTCAACAGAATCAAGGACAGCCTGAGgctagaaaaaagtaaaagaaacGAATTAGAAGAAGAAGTGCTCCGTCAGCGGCGGTGTGCCCAAGAAGAAATCGAGTCGAGAGATCAAGAAATTGAAGCATTCCG aaaaatgctGGTCACATTGCGACACGAGAAGATGGAACGATCACAAAACCCAAGAAAAATCTCGAGGCACAATCGATCATCAGCACACGACGAGGAGTCTGCTCGTAGGAGGAGtagaacattttcacaagatGACACTGCAGTGCCAAATGATCCggattctaaaaatgtttattatgaGAATCAGCTGTCGAAGAAGGATTATGATATTCAAGAGCTTAG ACGGCAACTTATGGATGTTGAGATACGTCTCCGAGAAAACGAGTCTGTATCAATGTCCCGCCAACTTGAATCAGTTGCTCACAATGAAGAAATGACGGAGAAGGTTCGAGTGTTAGAAG gaaaacttCAAATGTTATCGTCGACAAGCGAAATCGACTACCTCCGCAATATTTTCACCCAATTCCTGCATTCGATGGGATCGCCGAATGCCGCCAGCAAGGCCATCTTGAAAGCAATGGGCAGCGTGCTTAAAGTTCCCATGGCCGagatgaaaattattgataaaaaatag
- the syx-6 gene encoding Putative syntaxin 6 (Confirmed by transcript evidence) translates to MSNYRYSKLNEEEISLEDMPSSANQILTRQEQIIQEQDDELELVGNSVRTLRGMSSMIGDELDQQSTMLDDLGQEMEYSETRLDTAMKKMAKLTHLEDESSQCKMIMVLSALLFFLVFVLLV, encoded by the exons ATGAGCAACTACCGATACTCAAAACTCAACGAAGAAGAGATCTCATTGGAGGATATGCCATCCTCGGCTAACCAAATTCTGACTCGGCAAGAA CAAATAATTCAAGAACAAGACGATGAACTGGAGCTCGTCGGAAATTCGGTGCGAACGTTGAGAGGAATGAGTTCGATGATAGGCGACGAATTGGATCAGCAATCTAC AATGCTAGACGATTTAGGACAAGAAATGGAGTACTCGGAAACTCGACTGGACACTGCTATGAAGAAAATGGCAAAGCTGACGCACCTGGAGGATG AGTCCAGTCAATGCAAAATGATCATGGTGCTCTCAGCTCTCCTGTTTTTCCTCGTCTTTGTCCTTCTGGTCTGA
- the pfut-1 gene encoding GDP-fucose protein O-fucosyltransferase 1 (Confirmed by transcript evidence): MRVSKVLTLASFISVCSYSEAKSNETDPNGYIVFCPCMGRFGNQVDQFLGVLAFAKALDRTLVLPNFIEFKHPETKMIPFEFLFQVGTVAKYTRVVTMQEFTKKIMPTVWPPEKRKAFCWTPRQAIYDKSAEPGCHSKEGNPFGPYWDQIDVSFVGDEYFGDIPGGFDLNQMGSRKKWLEKFPSEEYPVLAFSSAPAPFPSKGKVWSIQKYLRWSSRITEQAKKFISANLAKPFVAVHLRNDADWVRVCEHIDTTTNRPLFASEQCLGEGHHLGTLTKEICSPSKQQILEQIVEKVGSIGAKSVFVASDKDHMIDEINEALKPYEIEAHRQEPDDMYTSLAIMGRADLFVGNCVSTFSHIVKRERDHAGQSPRPSAFFGIRAVKRHIDL, encoded by the exons ATGAGAGTGTCAAAAGTATTAACGTTGGCTAGTTTCATATCAGTCTGCTCGTATTCAGAAGCAAAATCCAACGAAACTGATCCGAATGGATATATTGTGTTTTGTCCGTGCATGG GTAGATTTGGCAACCAAGTTGACCAATTTCTCGGTGTTCTTGCATTTGCAAAAGCTCTCGATAGAACACTAGTACTACCCAATTTCATCGAATTCAAGCATCCTGAAACG aagatgATTCCGTTTGAATTCTTGTTTCAAGTGGGCACAGTCGCAAAGTACACCCGAGTAGTCACCATGCAAGAATTCACAAAAAAGATCATGCCAACAGTGTGGCCCCCAGAAAAGCGGAAAG CATTTTGTTGGACTCCGCGTCAAGCGATCTACGATAAATCTGCAGAACCAGGATGCCATTCGAAAGAGGGTAACCCCTTTGGACCTTATTGGGATCAAATTGATGTTTCATTTGTTGGCGATGAGTATTTCGGAGATATTCCTGGAGGATTCGATTTGAATCAAATGGGAAGCAGAAAGAAATGGCTAGAAAAGTTTCCGTCGGAAGAGTACCCcgttttggcattttccagTGCTCCAGCTCCATTTCCTTCCAAAGGAAAAGTCTGGTCtattcagaaatatttaaGATGGTCCTCACGAATTACCGAACAAGCCAAGAAATTCATTTCGGCCAACTTGGCAAAACCTTTTGTCGCTGTTCATTTAAGGAATGACGCTGATTGG GTACGAGTTTGTGAGCACATTGATACAACTACGAATCGGCCATTGTTTGCCTCGGAACAGTGTCTTGGCGAGGGGCATCATCTGGGCACACTTACCAAAGAAATATGCTCACCGAGCaaacaacaaattttagaGCAG ATCGTTGAAAAAGTGGGATCAATTGGAGCAAAGTCGGTGTTCGTAGCAAGCGACAAAGATCATATGATAGATGAAATAAACGAGGCTTTGAAGCCATAtgag ATCGAAGCTCATCGTCAAGAACCTGATGACATGTACACATCACTTGCCATCATGGGAAGGGCTGACTTGTTTGTTGGAAATTGCGTCTCCACATTTTCACATATTGTAAAACGAGAACGAGATCATGCTGGACAATCTCCAAGACCttctgcattttttggaatccGGGCGGTCAAAAGACATATCGATTTGTGA
- the C15C7.6 gene encoding Glycoprotein (Confirmed by transcript evidence): MAKMKLVVFLAFLASLVVADLLILRDRLTPATMEFTENIKRSCTSIDIIPGSDPNFNITYMIEMTCRKQNMRQKRFTEYFPVLSWLLKQHNSRNMEKEDQKYIDMLEFSDKMLYLEEVLEMPSINLPFDDIANLINWNGTEIIRYFNYPLGKIEDAWAALAKRTLQCDKANRLEMIVCGNFNPTRRMGLHKIVASIGHFSSLGTVFKYRNISTHAVLYDGKLFSMDSCRFLKNYYECQISRNTTCTVTSPENCPVEVVMAPTKVFVREYVGDYSVVAAVAEAYQTMIHGHYSTHQMGISQHVSLLLPIGSYAKFNNVKVFGKSLNAFDHFAVNTEADHLPVSHEDLDKLEANYGNTEEVLRHRALLKSEFSQFLDRNLMLIIILLTIVFLVTVTIAGVSITLRKKNFQSLPVVLYSNNKVTIIQ, encoded by the exons ATGGCAAAGATGAAGCTTGTTGTTTTTCTGGCTTTTTTGGCATCATTAGTCGTTGCTGACTTACTTATTCTTCGAGATCGTCTGACACCGGCaac AATGGAATTCACCGAAAACATCAAAAGATCGTGTACCAGCATTGATATCATCCCAGGATCAGATCCCAACTTCAACATTACCTATATGATTGAAATGACTTGCAGGAAGCAAA ACATGCGCCAAAAGAGGTTCACGGAATACTTTCCAGTTTTGAGTTGGCTTCTGAAACAGCACAATAGCCGCAACATGGAAAAAGAAGATCAAAAATATATCGATatgttggaattttcagacaagATGCTATACCTCGAAGAAGTTCTAGAAATGCCAAGTATCAATCTGCCGTTTGACGACATCGCAAATCTTATCAACTGGAATGGAACT GAAATTATTCGCTATTTCAATTATCcgttgggaaaaattgaggaCGCGTGGGCGGCATTGGCAAAAAGAACTCTGCAATGTGACAAAGCAAATCGACTTGAAATGATAGtttgtggaaatttcaatCCAACGAGAAGAATGGGGTTGCACAAAATA GTCGCCTCAATTGGTCATTTCTCATCACTCGGGACGGTGTTCAAATATCGAAACATTTCTACACACGCGGTGTTGTACGAtggcaaattattttcaatggaTTCCTGTCGTTTTCTG aaaaattactaCGAATGCCAAATATCTCGGAATACTACTTGCACGGTTACCAGCCCCGAAAATTGTCCGGTCGAGGTTGTGATGGCTCCTACTAAAGTTTTTGTTAGAGAATATGTTGGTGATTATAGTGTTGTCGCAGCAGTCGCAGAA GCTTATCAAACAATGATTCATGGACATTATTCAACTCATCAAATGGGCATCTCGCAGCACGTTTCTTTATTGCTCCCAATTGGTTCGTATGCAAAATTCAATAAcgtcaaagtttttggaaaatcactTAATGCGTTCGATCATTTTGCAGTTAACACAGAGGCG GACCACCTCCCAGTGAGCCATGAAGATCTCGATAAACTGGAAGCCAATTATGGAAACACTGAAGAGGTCCTCAGGCATCGTGCACTTCTCAAATCAGAGTTCTCACAGTTCCTCGACAGAAACTTGATGTTAATAATCATCCTTCTTActattgtttttcttgttaCTGTGACCATTGCTGGAGTCAGCATTACATTGCGCAAAAAGAATTTCCAATCACTCCCAGTGGTTCTGTATTCTAACAATAAGGTCACTATTAttcaataa